The proteins below are encoded in one region of Bifidobacterium catenulatum DSM 16992 = JCM 1194 = LMG 11043:
- a CDS encoding YhgE/Pip domain-containing protein, producing MKNIWKLFVGDVRRLTSNIVSIIIVTGLVVIPGLFSWFNISASWNPFANTGNLKFAVANDDEGYKSDLIPVKISIGDQVVNTLRANDQMDWTFTTKKEAIDGTKSGKYYAAVVIPKDFSTRMMTFFTADGDHATLTYYNNEKKNALAPKITGQGADTVAAQINEMFSETLTSTALSITSQLADELDKPESQATLTNFSNNMGNFANTLTDTSSALTTFSSLTLSAQNLLDSSNSLLSNVSDSAKNAGNELKQSKNSINDLTGAVKTSTNALSTALNSSANSFGAVSTDIDSVFNNAGTQAGNTATALRNQAANVTKQAQSYQNIYDALDELSNNNLMPEVAKIAIDHLKTNVGATITQLNDLANSLNTSADNIDTKVSDTTADRERVNQLAQQAKASIDGIKTDFDSQLKPQLNDISDSISNTVTALSSTAADLKGTLGDLNSTTKSADKQLTNIRTVLDSTAESLTKAGTALSSFNGTLSDALNSGNMDTVKEVLGNNTDSLAAALAAPVQVKRTAVFPVKNFGSQLAPFYTILPLFVGSLLMAVTLKPGVSRKNREGLDNPKPHQLFLGHYGVFGVIALLQSTFSLGGNLLFLHVQAVHPWLFMLVGWTSSLVFSFFMYTMVASFGNIGKAIGVLVLVAQISGSNGAYPLAVLPKIISDISPFLPATHSIVALRAAIAGIYNNDYWHALGSLLLFLIPLLLIGLVLRIPLVKFNKWYVAKVESTKVIS from the coding sequence ATGAAAAACATCTGGAAACTGTTCGTCGGCGACGTTCGACGCCTGACCAGCAACATCGTCTCCATCATCATCGTTACCGGACTGGTGGTGATTCCGGGTCTGTTCTCTTGGTTCAACATCAGCGCAAGCTGGAATCCGTTCGCCAATACCGGCAATCTGAAATTCGCTGTCGCCAACGACGATGAAGGCTACAAGTCCGACCTCATTCCAGTAAAGATCAGCATCGGCGACCAAGTAGTCAACACCTTGCGCGCCAACGACCAGATGGACTGGACCTTCACCACCAAAAAAGAGGCCATCGACGGCACCAAATCCGGCAAATACTATGCGGCAGTGGTGATTCCGAAGGATTTCAGCACCCGCATGATGACGTTCTTCACCGCAGACGGCGACCATGCCACGCTCACCTATTACAACAACGAGAAGAAGAACGCACTCGCCCCAAAGATCACCGGCCAAGGAGCCGACACCGTGGCAGCGCAGATCAACGAAATGTTCTCCGAAACGTTGACGAGCACCGCGCTCAGCATCACCTCGCAGCTGGCCGACGAGCTTGACAAACCGGAATCGCAAGCCACGCTCACCAACTTCAGCAACAACATGGGCAATTTCGCGAACACGCTCACCGACACGTCATCCGCGTTGACCACGTTCAGCTCACTGACATTGAGCGCACAGAACCTGCTCGACAGTTCCAACAGCCTGCTTTCCAACGTGAGCGACAGCGCGAAGAACGCCGGCAACGAGCTCAAACAGTCGAAAAACAGCATCAACGATCTGACCGGAGCCGTCAAAACCAGCACGAACGCTCTCAGCACCGCGTTGAACAGCTCGGCGAACAGCTTCGGCGCGGTCTCCACCGATATTGACAGCGTATTCAACAATGCGGGCACCCAAGCCGGCAATACGGCCACTGCCCTGCGCAATCAGGCCGCAAACGTAACCAAGCAGGCGCAAAGCTACCAGAACATCTACGACGCCCTCGACGAGCTCAGCAACAACAATCTGATGCCGGAAGTCGCGAAAATCGCCATCGATCATCTCAAAACCAACGTGGGCGCGACCATTACGCAACTCAACGATCTAGCGAACTCACTCAACACCAGCGCCGACAATATCGACACGAAAGTGAGCGACACCACAGCCGACCGCGAGCGCGTGAACCAGCTCGCCCAGCAGGCGAAGGCCTCCATCGACGGCATCAAAACCGATTTCGACAGCCAGCTCAAGCCGCAGCTCAACGATATTTCCGATTCGATCAGCAACACGGTCACCGCATTGAGCAGCACGGCCGCCGATCTGAAGGGCACGTTGGGAGATCTCAACAGCACCACGAAGTCGGCAGACAAGCAGCTGACCAATATTCGCACGGTGCTTGATTCCACCGCCGAAAGCCTCACCAAGGCGGGCACCGCGCTGTCTTCGTTCAATGGCACGCTTTCCGACGCACTGAACAGCGGCAATATGGACACCGTCAAGGAAGTGCTCGGCAATAACACCGATTCACTGGCGGCGGCTCTTGCGGCCCCCGTCCAGGTGAAGCGCACAGCTGTGTTCCCTGTTAAGAATTTCGGCTCGCAGTTGGCGCCGTTCTACACGATTCTTCCGCTATTCGTAGGTTCGCTGCTTATGGCCGTAACGCTGAAACCCGGCGTTTCACGCAAGAACCGTGAGGGTCTTGACAATCCGAAGCCGCATCAGCTGTTCCTCGGCCATTATGGCGTGTTCGGTGTGATCGCGCTGCTGCAGAGCACGTTCTCGCTGGGCGGCAATCTCCTGTTTCTGCATGTGCAGGCGGTGCATCCATGGCTGTTCATGCTAGTTGGCTGGACGAGCTCCTTGGTGTTCTCGTTCTTCATGTACACGATGGTGGCGAGTTTCGGCAATATAGGCAAGGCTATTGGCGTGCTGGTGCTAGTGGCGCAGATTTCCGGCTCGAATGGCGCATATCCGCTGGCCGTGCTACCGAAGATCATCAGCGATATCAGCCCGTTCCTGCCGGCCACGCATTCGATTGTGGCGTTGCGTGCGGCCATTGCCGGTATTTACAACAACGATTACTGGCATGCGCTCGGCTCACTGCTGTTGTTCCTGATTCCGCTGCTGCTGATTGGCTTGGTGCTGCGTATTCCTCTGGTCAAGTTCAACAAGTGGTATGTGGCGAAGGTGGAAAGCACCAAGGTGATCTCATGA
- a CDS encoding YhgE/Pip domain-containing protein, whose amino-acid sequence MRNVLQILRRDLKRLVTVPAAWVIMIGIIIIPPLYAWFNIYGFWNPYGNTQGIKVAVANVDKGTDNALLGKMNLGDQIEDTLKDNDQLGWEFMGKAEAMEAIQSGDCYAAIIIPSSFSEDLANVVTDSKNRPTLEYYVNEKSSPISPKITDQGATTVDRTVNNTFVSTVSEVLTKAVNSANGTINGKTNSFVNETTAELDKTQKNVNLIRSTIEDLDAQLANVPQQTQSARQAMNDVQLAAASAGKGLANTATAIGTAQNGLNTFTSNANTALENGSGLISQATSDTTTSINKVTTAVSSASGAAQQAVSSMQSVTDRNAQLIEKLKNVSDNTQYQDIIKKLEDTNNTAAGTLNDLKTLSENTQSTSDSVSKLATDFNTSTQNSLKSMGDARNTLNSGALPQLNSGLSSLAMTAGTLSGTVTSQNTIVTQTSAVLDQLDQVTNDTRTTLQNTDKQLEHVENKLITVSTDLKALGSVDMLKNLTGGSSLDTEKIASFMQSPTVIDTKNVYPINSYGSGMAPLMTNLALWVGAFAFVVIFKVEVDDEGLEGLDLTASEKYFARYMLLGIMGAAQGTITTIGDLLLGVQTVNAPLFILTGAITSLVYLSITFALSTTFMHIGKGLCVALVIVQIPGASGLYPIEMMPKFFRMVYPFVPFSYSIDAFRETIAGFYDGHWLKSIGTLLLFAVAAFFIGLAIRPLLVNLNRLFARQIKESDMIIGEEVQLPERGYNVSQAIQVLADKGGYREAIEERASRFAELYPKLKRGALIAGFIVPVILVLIFSFTNGEKSVVLATWIIWVLLIIGFLMVIEYMRFSLQRQVELGSLSDEAIREQLVERQAARLRRKKRAQQNRRDKLMRKARRRKHETKQAIANVAGTNQADADGVATLVQAMNAAGNTGTASNANPNGNSERSNA is encoded by the coding sequence GACCAGCTTGGCTGGGAATTCATGGGCAAGGCCGAAGCGATGGAAGCGATACAGTCCGGCGACTGCTATGCGGCGATCATCATCCCCTCCAGTTTCAGCGAGGATCTCGCCAACGTCGTGACCGACAGCAAGAACCGTCCGACGCTGGAATACTATGTCAACGAAAAATCGAGCCCAATCTCCCCGAAAATCACCGATCAAGGCGCGACCACCGTCGACCGTACCGTCAACAACACCTTCGTCTCCACTGTCAGCGAAGTACTCACTAAAGCCGTGAACTCCGCGAACGGCACCATCAACGGCAAAACCAACTCCTTCGTCAACGAAACCACAGCAGAACTCGACAAAACCCAGAAGAACGTAAACCTCATCCGCTCCACCATCGAAGATCTTGACGCACAGCTCGCCAACGTGCCGCAACAAACGCAATCCGCACGTCAGGCAATGAACGACGTGCAACTGGCCGCAGCAAGCGCCGGCAAGGGCCTGGCGAACACCGCCACCGCCATCGGCACCGCACAGAACGGTCTCAATACCTTCACTTCCAACGCCAACACTGCTTTGGAAAACGGTTCCGGCCTGATTTCGCAGGCCACCAGCGACACCACCACCAGCATCAACAAGGTGACCACAGCCGTCTCTTCCGCGAGCGGAGCCGCACAGCAGGCCGTCAGCAGCATGCAAAGCGTGACCGACCGTAACGCCCAGCTCATCGAGAAGCTCAAGAACGTCAGCGACAACACGCAGTACCAAGACATCATCAAGAAGCTTGAAGACACCAACAACACGGCCGCTGGCACGCTCAACGACCTCAAAACGTTGAGCGAGAACACGCAATCCACGTCCGACAGCGTGTCCAAACTCGCCACCGACTTCAACACCAGCACGCAAAATTCACTGAAAAGCATGGGAGATGCCCGCAACACGTTGAATTCCGGCGCGCTCCCCCAGCTCAACTCAGGCCTGAGCTCGCTCGCCATGACCGCTGGCACGCTGTCTGGTACCGTGACCAGCCAAAACACCATCGTCACCCAAACCTCCGCCGTGCTCGACCAGCTCGACCAGGTAACGAACGACACCCGCACCACCCTGCAGAACACCGACAAGCAGCTTGAACATGTGGAGAACAAGCTCATCACCGTCAGCACCGACCTGAAGGCACTCGGCAGCGTCGACATGCTGAAAAACCTGACCGGCGGCAGTTCCCTCGACACGGAGAAAATCGCCTCGTTCATGCAGTCCCCCACCGTGATCGACACGAAGAACGTGTACCCGATAAACTCCTACGGTTCCGGTATGGCTCCGCTCATGACCAATCTGGCCCTGTGGGTGGGCGCGTTCGCCTTCGTGGTGATCTTCAAGGTGGAAGTCGACGATGAAGGCCTCGAAGGCCTCGACCTGACCGCTTCCGAAAAATATTTCGCCCGATACATGCTGCTCGGCATCATGGGCGCGGCCCAAGGCACGATCACCACCATCGGCGACCTGCTGCTTGGCGTGCAGACCGTGAACGCACCGCTGTTTATACTTACCGGCGCCATCACATCGCTGGTATATCTGAGCATCACATTCGCACTATCGACCACGTTCATGCATATCGGCAAGGGATTGTGTGTCGCGTTGGTTATCGTGCAGATTCCGGGCGCTTCCGGCCTGTATCCGATTGAGATGATGCCGAAATTCTTCCGCATGGTCTACCCGTTCGTGCCATTCAGTTATTCGATTGACGCGTTCCGAGAGACGATTGCCGGCTTCTACGATGGGCATTGGCTCAAGTCGATTGGCACGCTGCTGCTGTTCGCCGTGGCCGCATTCTTCATTGGACTTGCGATTCGCCCGCTGCTGGTCAATCTCAACCGCCTGTTCGCCCGTCAAATCAAGGAAAGCGACATGATCATCGGCGAGGAAGTGCAGCTTCCGGAACGCGGATACAACGTGTCCCAAGCCATTCAGGTGCTTGCCGACAAGGGCGGCTACCGTGAGGCGATCGAGGAACGCGCAAGCCGTTTCGCCGAACTGTATCCGAAGCTCAAGCGTGGCGCGCTCATCGCCGGTTTCATTGTGCCAGTGATTCTGGTGCTGATCTTCTCCTTCACCAACGGCGAGAAGAGCGTGGTGCTTGCCACCTGGATCATTTGGGTGCTGCTCATCATCGGATTCCTGATGGTCATCGAATACATGCGTTTCAGCCTGCAACGCCAGGTGGAACTCGGCAGCCTCAGCGACGAAGCGATTCGCGAACAGCTGGTGGAACGTCAAGCTGCGAGACTGCGCCGCAAGAAGCGCGCGCAACAAAACAGGCGAGACAAGTTGATGCGCAAGGCACGACGAAGAAAACATGAAACCAAACAGGCGATCGCCAACGTCGCAGGCACCAACCAAGCCGACGCCGACGGCGTCGCAACACTGGTACAGGCCATGAACGCGGCCGGCAACACCGGCACAGCGAGCAACGCCAATCCCAACGGTAACAGCGAAAGGAGCAACGCATGA